Proteins found in one Aspergillus chevalieri M1 DNA, chromosome 2, nearly complete sequence genomic segment:
- a CDS encoding uncharacterized protein (COG:G;~EggNog:ENOG410PI2X), with amino-acid sequence MSLNAGPNLNQNNEECTGTSEFCCPSKSTLKNCEWGNCGDSCPDNKLLVTRRDQLWTPGHGDVDSQEFWCSGGEMMSMCCDPPSAADNVPVDPADLFEYPDEDNVSWYDKSEPAANNEASDIEDEDPFAFVMIDGDTDAYDQSLVDQWSFLDDNGGALHSKRSSTEHNLFGSRNDTFDNVEEKYQIKCNSLLRNDTSCHSIFSGGASNTIAKMPSNVGASGPYARVISLTPQGSTTKRSNVLPRPADQVYDMKVDYDLGAAASESKGDVNFRVDYTNLQEYWDKVTDSPAKHKKRWFGDFDTWLEKETSIVQDEKGYLPLTYEGDAKLLELTQNCSGDSPYKLDLDVNMKVGLHAQYAYYFEGAILPTPKLIAAYSYFSVEPSADILFQLSREATFQSTTGEADLIEDIPFSGMSIKGLIDIGPALAITGSIDISLTFAGELQAGVSANWKKTEIYFPQDLAGQDATVKPSGIKPYLDQDDEPEYLITPEFEASATASGHINFNLTPKVRFGISVLGGKLSGGFVTAGVENTISVGFDSSSTTGFCYWADYLYSLFVQAEVKFPGDLTYWGSDKFDLASPDDPITLIDKSCVPWEKKVTITPRDDTPGDADLGENYDSFVAGDIAGAPDTKNDGEPIFSALLACPGKNDTIPDDAYSCSSQSSFKRAVSGCSLPPALFYNCDYFPDLVVNNNNQNTNQNNPTQTLTGICKNVKNYLDGHQNDPGVGSNYMLLTYWKGSNNPANTNRNQACDRPGGPGDQCKELKKSLWPQAVQDAVNKDKNLIRAKTMHGWTDNMSCDEFPFNACHQGGAGAPPSNTTNGTSTENGGNPWSNEDYYKTKANDVRLFSTNLYFWSQTGDDIGGLGGAFNPNAANGNNPSINPGFKMRFVIGGVNLHSDRFYISKNKKGANALCVARPSLVEVDNTNKNIKTLPVKLCTVIFMTAADLTKRGLDPRNSNDWIVEDVIWHDDEDPEDLTDALKQLGLAGDEDDDKTPVVSNGHARVHLGHGHGHGRH; translated from the exons ATGTCTCTCAACGCAGGACCAA ATCTAAACCAGAACAACGAAGAATGTACTGGAACGTCCGAATTCTGCTGTCCTTCGAAATCAACGCTCAAAAACTGCGAATGGGGAAACTGCGGTGATTCCTGCCCGGATAACAAACTGCTTGTCACACGCCGCGACCAACTCTGGACACCAGGCCATGGAGACGTCGACTCCCAAGAGTTCTGGTGCTCTGGAGGTGAAATGATGAGCATGTGCTGCGATCCTCCCAGTGCAGCTGACAATGTACCGGTTGATCCGGCCGATCTGTTCGAGTACCCTGATGAAGACAACGTGAGCTGGTACGATAAATCCGAGCCGGCAGCGAACAATGAAGCATCTGATATTGAGGACGAGGATCCGTTCGCTTTTGTTATGATTGACGGCGACACTGATGCCTATGATCAGTCGCTGGTTGATCAGTGGTCGTTCCTGGATGATAACGGTGGTGCGTTGCATAGCAAGCGTTCCTCAACAGAGCACAACTTGTTTGGCTCGCGAAATGATACATTTGACAATGTCGAGGAGAAATATCAAATCAAGTGCAACAGTTTGCTAAGGAACGATACTTCATGTCACTCGATCTTCTCTGGAGGTGCTTCGAATACGATTGCCAAGATGCCTTCCAACGTCGGGGCTTCCGGCCCTTACGCACGAGTCATCAGTCTGACACCTCAAGGATCGACAACCAAGAGAAGCAATGTGCTTCCTCGACCTGCCGACCAGGTCTATGACATGAAGGTCGACTATGATCTGGGAGCTGCTGCGTCTGAATCCAAGGGCGACGTCAACTTCCGCGTTGACTATACCAATCTGCAGGAATACTGGGACAAGGTCACCGACAGTCCAGCCAAGCACAAGAAGAGATGGTTCGGAGACTTCGACACATGGCTCGAGAAAGAGACAAGCATTGTTCAAGACGAAAAGGGTTATCTCCCTCTCACATACGAGGGCGACGCCAAACTTCTGGAATTGACACAGAACTGCTCCGGCGACAGTCCATACAAACTCGACCTCGACGTTAACATGAAAGTCGGACTTCACGCACAATACGCATACTATTTCGAAGGAGCCATCCTGCCAACTCCCAAGCTCATCGCGGCTTATTCGTACTTTTCCGTCGAGCCTAGTGCAGATATTCTCTTCCAACTCAGTAGAGAAGCTACCTTCCAGTCCACAACTGGCGAAGCGGACCTGATCGAAGACATTCCGTTCTCCGGCATGTCCATCAAGGGTCTGATCGACATCGGACCAGCGCTGGCAATCACCGGGTCGATAGACATCTCTCTCACCTTCGCGGGTGAGCTTCAGGCTGGTGTCTCAGCCAACTGGAAGAAAACGGAGATCTACTTCCCTCAGGATTTAGCTGGACAAGATGCCACAGTCAAGCCTTCCGGTATCAAGCCTTATCTTGACCAAGATGATGAACCTGAATACTTGATCACTCCCGAGTTCGAGGCCTCTGCCACCGCATCGggacatatcaatttcaaccTCACCCCCAAAGTGCGATTCGGAATCTCCGTTCTGGGAGGAAAGCTGTCTGGCGGGTTTGTCACTGCCGGTGTGGAAAATACCATCAGCGTTGGCTTTGACTCGAGCAGCACGACTGGTTTCTGCTACTGGGCCGATTATCTCTATAGTCTCTTTGTTCAAGCTGAGGTCAAGTTCCCCGGCGACCTGACATACTGGGGCTCTGACAAATTCGATCTCGCCTCGCCAGACGATCCCATTACTCTCATTGACAAGTCTTGCGTCCCCTGGGAGAAGAAGGTCACTATCACGCCGAGAGACGACACCCCTGGCGATGCGGACTTGGGCGAAAACTACGACTCCTTCGTAGCTGGTGATATCGCCGGCGCCCCCGACACCAAGAACGACGGCGAGCCCATCTTCAGCGCGCTTCTCGCATGTCCCGGAAAGAACGACACAATCCCAGACGATGCGTACTCGTGTAGCTCTCAATCGTCGTTCAAGAGAGCCGTTTCGGGCTGCTCTCTCCCTCCGGCTCTCTTCTACAACTGCGACTATTTCCCCGACCTGGTGGTAAACAATAACAACCAAAACACCAACCAGAACAACCCAACCCAGACTCTTACTGGTATCTGCAAAAATGTGAAAAACTACCTCGACGGTCATCAAAACGACCCTGGCGTGGGATCAAACTATATGCTGCTCACATACTGGAAAGGCTCGAATAACCCGGCCAATACTAACAGAAATCAGGCCTGTGACAGGCCAGGAGGTCCAGGAGACCAATGCAAAGAGCTTAAGAAGTCACTCTGGCCTCAGGCTGTGCAGGATGCTGTCAATAAGGACAAAAACCTAATCAGAGCGAAGACAATGCATGGATGGACGGATAACATGTCTTGTGACGAGTTTCCTT TTAACGCCTGCCACCAGGGAGGTGCTGGAGCT CCGCCCAGCAAtactaccaatggcacatcaaCA GAAAATGGCGGAAACCCGTGGTCAAATGAGGACTACTACAAAACAAAGGCCAACGACGTCCGGCTATTCAGCACAAATCTCTACTTCTGGAGCCAAACGGGCGACGACATCGGAGGTCTAGGAGGGGCATTCAACCCCAACGCGGCAAATGGCAACAACCCCAGCATCAATCCCGGATTCAAGATGCGATTCGTCATTGGTGGCGTTAACCTGCACAGTGATCGATTCTATATCAGCAAGAATAAAAAGGGGGCTAATGCGCTCTGCGTGGCGAGGCCGTCCCTCGTGGAAGTCGATAATACAAACAAGAACATCAAGACCCTTCCGGTAAAGCTATGCACCGTCATCTTCATGACCGCTGCGGACTTGACCAAGCGTGGTCTGGATCCGCGTAACTCAAATGACTGGATTGTTGAAG ATGTCATCTGGcacgatgatgaggatccaGAGGATCTCACGGATGCGTTGAAACAGCTGGGACTGGCtggagatgaggatgatgacaaAACGCCTGTTGTTTCTAATGGCCATGCCCGAGTGCATCTTGGCCATGGGCATGGACATGGCCGTCATTGA
- a CDS encoding uncharacterized protein (COG:S;~EggNog:ENOG410PNDI;~InterPro:IPR009057,IPR017877), whose product MLLPSALSCDVRRPSRFATTRLLSTPPPSDDEVPMGNGLLGTCRALQSLLNGSPAPSPRRSKPARLQSPVHLRSTPSSTRSRRIATPSSPERTPQRRPRGVNKRRRDSYEADEDLNNNTRDATTDDRSASCDRFSTPKRRRHAPYNLPLGLSQSDFYSLNSPPITASPSSPRYQNQQDSSAQQPYNPDAVLPSIEVIDDSTRSNQWTAEDDQRLMEAVFEKFQLSKQQWDECAQSIGKDQVSAERRWQALVGQGNIGLRR is encoded by the coding sequence ATGTTACTCCCATCAGCGCTCTCATGCGATGTGCGACGACCATCGCGCTTCGCCACCACCCGTCTCCTCTCGACTCCTCCCCCGTCCGACGACGAAGTTCCCATGGGCAACGGTCTGTTGGGGACCTGTCGCGCATTACAGTCTCTACTCAACGGGTCCCCAGCGCCCTCTCCGCGACGTTCTAAGCCTGCGCGTCTGCAGAGTCCAGTTCATCTTCGATCCACGCCGTCTTCTACCCGGTCGCGACGAATTGCAACGCCTTCGTCGCCTGAGCGGACACCGCAGCGTCGTCCTCGTGGTGTCAACAAGCGGAGGCGCGACAGCTATGAGGCGGATGAGGATCTTAACAACAACACCCGCGATGCGACTACCGACGATCGCAGTGCTTCGTGCGATCGGTTCTCTACACCAAAGCGTCGCCGTCACGCTCCCTACAATCTTCCATTGGGCTTGTCGCAATCTGATTTCTATTCGCTGAACTCTCCACCCATTACCGCGTCTCCTTCATCCCCTCGTTACCAGAATCAACAAGACTCGTCCGCGCAACAACCATACAACCCCGATGCCGTCCTTCCGTCAATAGAAGTAATCGATGACTCAACACGGTCAAACCAATGGACAGCAGAGGACGACCAACGACTCATGGAAGCCGTCTTCGAGAAATTCCAACTATCAAAACAACAATGGGACGAATGCGCACAGAGCATAGGCAAAGACCAAGTCAGTGCTGAGCGACGATGGCAGGCTCTCGTCGGGCAAGGCAATATTGGTTTGCGGCGATGA